In Dehalococcoidia bacterium, a single window of DNA contains:
- a CDS encoding DUF4129 domain-containing protein: MLSAVAVESVWIYAALSLLSLMMLPGGSPISWVAALAIMLVSYLVTRSLSLIIMPNWMPYAIEMGLGTLTTYLVLGTQLQTSGQWMDIGWLSAMFSDLKPDHFVRSAAIGGFATVLFWLRGGRIATSEFPVEHLGFTFRLGLIVLSVAALVDIFNAANLRTFELMFVFFAAGLAGLGAGHILPSTRRALARRTWVRVIGTVVVSVLLIGLLFSLIQRGMLSFIATPLKFVLEGIARIVFYVVIVPLVFVLEFLISAFFELLKRFAGEPPEGEPELNIAPGEMFGQFAEQAEQGEPSVWLQILAGIVVALVVAGILIVLARAFRRNVRWRRVDEEGERESLYGEFDPTMDLARLLFGLLPERFRRRSTDTNLRLPDDDQNIVDVFRVYFGMLTVAESRGEHRRVSDTPGEHRSALARVFPERLVDMATSAFDRACYGRHAATREQIDEMQQLLEQSSGKK; encoded by the coding sequence ATGCTCTCCGCGGTAGCGGTCGAGAGCGTGTGGATCTACGCCGCGCTCTCATTGCTGTCGCTCATGATGCTGCCTGGTGGAAGCCCGATTAGCTGGGTCGCGGCTCTCGCTATCATGCTCGTTTCATACTTGGTGACCAGGTCGCTATCGCTCATCATCATGCCGAATTGGATGCCCTATGCAATCGAGATGGGTCTTGGCACTCTCACCACGTACCTGGTGCTGGGGACGCAACTCCAGACCAGTGGTCAGTGGATGGACATCGGATGGCTCTCTGCCATGTTCTCGGACCTGAAGCCCGATCACTTTGTTCGTTCAGCCGCTATCGGCGGGTTCGCTACGGTCCTCTTCTGGCTGAGGGGAGGCAGGATCGCGACGAGCGAGTTCCCGGTTGAACACCTCGGATTCACGTTCCGGCTTGGACTGATCGTGCTGTCGGTTGCCGCGCTCGTAGACATCTTCAACGCGGCTAACCTGAGGACGTTCGAGCTGATGTTCGTGTTCTTCGCCGCCGGCCTTGCAGGCTTGGGAGCCGGCCATATTCTGCCATCCACGCGACGCGCTCTTGCGCGACGCACGTGGGTGCGAGTTATTGGCACAGTGGTCGTCTCGGTCCTGTTGATAGGGCTTCTGTTCAGCCTGATTCAGCGTGGGATGCTCTCATTCATTGCCACACCACTGAAGTTCGTACTGGAAGGAATCGCAAGAATAGTCTTCTATGTCGTCATAGTGCCGCTCGTGTTCGTCCTCGAGTTCCTGATTTCAGCTTTCTTCGAACTCCTGAAGAGGTTTGCCGGAGAGCCGCCGGAGGGTGAGCCGGAACTCAACATTGCGCCGGGCGAAATGTTCGGGCAGTTCGCAGAGCAGGCAGAGCAGGGAGAGCCCTCAGTGTGGCTGCAAATCCTTGCCGGGATAGTTGTCGCCCTCGTGGTCGCAGGAATCCTGATAGTTCTTGCAAGGGCATTTCGGAGGAACGTTCGCTGGCGGCGAGTCGATGAGGAAGGTGAACGTGAGTCCCTCTATGGGGAATTCGATCCCACAATGGACCTCGCGCGGCTCCTGTTTGGTCTCCTCCCAGAAAGATTCAGAAGGCGCAGTACCGACACCAACCTCAGGCTTCCGGATGATGATCAGAACATCGTGGATGTGTTCAGGGTCTACTTTGGTATGCTGACGGTCGCGGAGTCGAGGGGGGAACATCGACGTGTGTCCGATACTCCCGGCGAACATCGATCTGCTCTGGCGCGAGTGTTCCCCGAGCGTCTCGTGGATATGGCGACCTCTGCGTTCGACAGGGCGTGCTATGGCCGTCATGCGGCCACACGTGAACAGATTGACGAAATGCAGCAGCTCCTTGAACAGTCCTCAGGTAAGAAATGA
- a CDS encoding sulfite exporter TauE/SafE family protein: MTTDLVMWQIGLLTAISFAVGILGGFVGLALGTIRLPAMLLLGMPAPIAGGTNILVSSLASLSGAIRHFREGRVDKRIVLVMGIPAFAGAFIGGFLSDIVSERLLIGAAGALVFWQGVEFLILVRNRRRTGGPHMFGSDLEGAQGDFTPKRVSLEAGIGLGVGLLGGAVGLILGSIRLPALIRVLRIDPRIAAGSNLFIGFFMGSLGWVGHVTRGQVDYLLLITMGAAAMAGSYLGARLTGRVQLNTLILTMGAVLIVVGILLFWRGVVG; this comes from the coding sequence ATGACTACAGATCTCGTGATGTGGCAGATCGGCCTGCTTACGGCTATATCGTTCGCAGTTGGAATCCTGGGTGGATTCGTGGGACTGGCGCTCGGCACGATCCGACTTCCGGCAATGCTTCTGCTCGGAATGCCCGCTCCTATCGCGGGTGGGACCAACATCCTAGTGTCGAGTCTTGCCTCCCTAAGCGGGGCCATCCGTCACTTTAGAGAGGGGCGTGTCGACAAGCGGATAGTGCTGGTGATGGGCATTCCTGCCTTTGCCGGGGCGTTCATCGGTGGATTCCTCAGCGACATCGTCTCTGAACGGCTGCTGATCGGCGCCGCTGGTGCGCTCGTATTCTGGCAGGGAGTGGAGTTCCTCATCCTGGTCCGCAACAGGCGACGCACTGGTGGGCCTCACATGTTTGGCTCCGATCTGGAGGGCGCACAGGGGGATTTCACACCAAAACGCGTCTCGCTGGAGGCCGGAATCGGGTTGGGCGTGGGACTGCTTGGCGGAGCGGTTGGGCTGATCCTCGGGAGCATACGCCTGCCCGCGCTCATTCGCGTCCTTCGAATTGACCCCAGGATCGCGGCAGGGTCCAACCTGTTCATCGGCTTCTTCATGGGATCGCTGGGGTGGGTAGGACACGTCACGAGGGGACAGGTCGACTATCTGCTGCTGATCACGATGGGTGCCGCCGCGATGGCGGGCAGCTACCTGGGCGCGAGGTTAACAGGACGCGTTCAACTGAATACGCTGATTCTCACTATGGGTGCAGTGCTGATCGTCGTCGGAATCCTGCTGTTCTGGAGGGGAGTAGTCGGCTAG
- the tcuA gene encoding FAD-dependent tricarballylate dehydrogenase TcuA: protein MVGESVQYDVIVVGGGNAALCAALAARDAGADVVVLEKAPPSEQGGNCPYTGGGFRFVHEGIEDLRHMLPDLTDSEVGRISMAPYTSGDFRDHFAAVTKGDSDPALIDTLIANSRPTVEWMFEKGVRWELSGRTSRVEGAPSVIPNSVGMSAWESGPGLVRMLTTACRRAGVTILYETAMTALLTDDDGAVVGVEAQDQDGTHELLANGVVLGCGGFEANPEMRGEYIGDGWERARVRGSAHNTGDGIRVAMDIGAQGTGQWDGCHATPIDVDAPVTGDLQVTDIMPRRSYPIGITVNADGHRFVDEGASFAEQTFVEMGHAILQQEDGIAYQVFDSRAQAHLEGRYSSSRRVEASSISELAEKLGIDAEGLEKTVDDFNASAHDAEYEPRTLDGRSTSDLDPPKSNWAIRIDQPPYFAYTVTGGITYTYGGLKIDTGARVLDTSDEPIPGLYAAGIIVGGIFVHGSLRAAGLMHGAVYGRIAGTAAAARSRA from the coding sequence ATGGTTGGTGAATCAGTCCAATACGATGTGATTGTCGTGGGCGGCGGGAATGCCGCTCTGTGTGCCGCCCTTGCCGCCCGTGACGCCGGTGCAGATGTGGTGGTACTGGAGAAAGCGCCGCCGAGCGAGCAGGGAGGCAACTGCCCATACACCGGCGGCGGCTTCAGGTTCGTCCACGAGGGCATCGAGGACCTGCGTCACATGCTTCCCGACCTGACTGACTCTGAGGTCGGCAGGATAAGCATGGCCCCCTACACCTCCGGTGACTTCAGGGACCACTTCGCGGCTGTCACCAAGGGCGACTCGGACCCTGCACTCATCGATACGCTGATCGCCAACTCGCGCCCTACCGTCGAGTGGATGTTCGAGAAGGGAGTGAGATGGGAGCTATCGGGCCGTACTTCTCGTGTGGAAGGGGCACCGTCGGTCATCCCAAACAGCGTCGGTATGAGCGCGTGGGAGTCAGGCCCCGGACTGGTACGAATGCTGACCACAGCCTGCCGGCGCGCAGGCGTCACGATCCTGTATGAGACAGCGATGACCGCACTTCTCACCGACGACGATGGCGCGGTTGTCGGAGTTGAAGCCCAAGACCAGGACGGAACTCACGAGCTGCTGGCGAACGGCGTTGTGCTTGGCTGCGGTGGATTCGAGGCCAACCCTGAGATGAGGGGCGAGTACATCGGCGACGGGTGGGAGCGCGCCAGGGTGCGTGGTTCTGCTCATAACACCGGCGACGGTATTCGAGTAGCAATGGACATCGGCGCGCAGGGCACAGGCCAGTGGGACGGATGCCATGCCACGCCCATCGACGTCGACGCTCCCGTGACGGGCGACCTCCAGGTAACCGACATAATGCCCCGACGGTCCTATCCGATTGGGATCACCGTCAATGCGGACGGCCACAGGTTTGTCGACGAAGGGGCCAGCTTTGCCGAACAGACATTTGTCGAAATGGGACACGCAATCCTGCAGCAGGAAGACGGCATCGCCTACCAAGTCTTCGACTCGAGGGCACAGGCACACCTTGAAGGGCGTTACAGCAGTTCCAGACGGGTCGAGGCATCATCGATATCAGAACTGGCAGAGAAGCTGGGAATCGACGCTGAGGGACTTGAGAAGACCGTCGATGACTTCAACGCGTCAGCGCATGACGCAGAGTACGAGCCGAGGACGCTGGATGGACGCTCCACGAGCGACCTGGATCCTCCAAAGAGCAACTGGGCGATCAGGATCGATCAGCCACCCTACTTCGCGTACACGGTCACAGGCGGCATTACGTACACGTACGGCGGCCTCAAGATCGACACAGGCGCGAGGGTTCTCGACACGTCAGACGAACCCATACCCGGTCTGTATGCAGCCGGGATCATCGTGGGCGGGATATTCGTGCATGGCAGCCTGAGAGCAGCCGGTCTGATGCACGGCGCCGTGTATGGCAGGATAGCCGGTACAGCGGCCGCGGCTCGCTCTCGTGCCTAG
- a CDS encoding ABC transporter permease — MGRFLARRALSIFISIIGATVVIFILSRLGPDPTILFIGDAQVELSEEQIAEIKRHLGLDKPLPLQYLTWMWNLIQFDMGQSLGSLRPVSEIIREHLGMTLKIAAGAWIFAVVVGLSIGVLAAVKRATVWDYVGRVLALFGQATPQFWTAVMAILIFAVWLRWFPPGWSGGPPEGTFALSWTNIKYYVLPCIVLGWPASAGIMRLTRSAMLEILDSEYIKLARAKGVGPWTIIWKHGLRNAVIPPLTSAFVLLADYLNGALVVEIVFSMPGIGIVALNRAVYDNDWPLLAGTVFCFIGIYVFFAFLADIAYALIDPRIRYE, encoded by the coding sequence ATGGGTAGATTTCTAGCCAGACGAGCCCTCTCCATATTCATCTCCATAATCGGAGCTACGGTAGTTATCTTCATCCTCAGCAGGCTTGGCCCAGACCCGACCATTCTGTTTATCGGCGATGCGCAAGTGGAACTGAGCGAAGAGCAGATTGCTGAGATCAAGCGGCATCTGGGTTTGGACAAACCGCTCCCGTTGCAGTATCTGACTTGGATGTGGAATCTAATACAGTTCGACATGGGGCAGTCGCTCGGATCGCTTCGGCCAGTGAGTGAGATCATCCGGGAACACTTGGGGATGACACTCAAGATCGCGGCGGGCGCGTGGATATTCGCGGTGGTTGTTGGTCTCAGCATTGGGGTGTTGGCAGCGGTCAAACGCGCCACTGTCTGGGACTACGTCGGGCGCGTGTTGGCGCTGTTCGGGCAGGCAACGCCGCAGTTCTGGACTGCGGTCATGGCCATACTCATATTCGCAGTTTGGCTCCGCTGGTTCCCGCCCGGCTGGTCCGGCGGCCCACCGGAAGGCACGTTCGCGCTTTCCTGGACGAATATCAAATACTACGTTCTGCCATGCATCGTACTGGGCTGGCCGGCGTCGGCGGGCATCATGCGCCTGACGCGCTCGGCAATGCTGGAGATTCTGGACTCGGAGTACATCAAACTGGCCCGCGCCAAGGGCGTCGGCCCATGGACGATCATCTGGAAGCACGGTCTTCGTAACGCGGTAATCCCGCCGCTGACCTCGGCGTTCGTGCTACTGGCGGACTACCTAAACGGCGCGCTGGTGGTGGAGATAGTCTTCTCCATGCCCGGCATCGGCATCGTCGCGCTAAACCGGGCCGTCTATGACAACGACTGGCCGTTGCTGGCAGGCACGGTCTTCTGTTTCATTGGGATCTATGTGTTCTTCGCATTCTTGGCAGATATCGCATACGCGCTCATAGACCCGCGCATCCGGTACGAGTAG
- a CDS encoding aspartate aminotransferase family protein, with translation MTTQIERRFYDLHPKSAELHDDARGLFPNGVTHDARRQDPFQLYYTHAEGAAKLDVDGNRILDYFPGHGALILGHSRPEVVQAVQDQMAMGTHFSGSTEMEIEWGNWVRELIPSAEKVRFHSSGTEADMMAIRMARAYTGKSKVIKFEDHFHGWSDYLVAGSEGLGGIPQETLSTMIVLPPNDIELFEKTLQENDDIAAVILEPTGAHMGLEPILPEFLTQLREVTERYGVVLIFDEVVTGFRVSKGGAQEYFGIRPDLTTLAKILGGGLPGGAVTGRADIINMIEGRAGDAEYNRNNRIAHNGTFNANPISAAAGIAALKIVANEPINDTANLRGEQLKSGINEVLGRLEIPGCVTGIGTLLFLHLGLDREVDTEYGVLTPEERAVSMEPERVRQLTLSLLNHGVQAGNRFILTAAHTEDDIAHTVSAYEQAFGEIRELGLV, from the coding sequence ATGACGACCCAGATTGAGCGCCGATTCTATGACCTTCACCCCAAGTCGGCTGAGTTGCACGACGATGCCAGGGGACTGTTTCCCAACGGCGTAACCCACGATGCCCGCCGCCAGGACCCGTTCCAGCTCTACTACACCCACGCTGAAGGTGCGGCAAAGTTAGACGTGGATGGCAACCGCATACTCGACTACTTCCCAGGTCACGGCGCACTGATACTTGGCCACTCTCGCCCCGAGGTCGTTCAGGCCGTTCAGGACCAGATGGCCATGGGCACGCACTTCTCCGGATCAACTGAAATGGAGATCGAGTGGGGCAACTGGGTCAGAGAGCTTATCCCCTCGGCCGAAAAGGTCCGCTTCCACAGCTCCGGCACTGAAGCAGACATGATGGCGATCAGGATGGCACGCGCCTATACAGGTAAGTCCAAGGTCATTAAGTTCGAGGACCACTTCCACGGCTGGAGTGACTATCTGGTCGCAGGCTCGGAGGGACTCGGCGGCATCCCTCAGGAGACGCTTAGCACGATGATCGTGCTTCCCCCAAACGATATCGAACTGTTCGAGAAGACGCTCCAGGAAAACGACGACATTGCGGCCGTCATCCTTGAGCCCACCGGCGCCCACATGGGTCTGGAGCCCATCCTGCCCGAGTTCCTAACGCAGTTGCGCGAGGTTACTGAGCGTTATGGTGTTGTGCTCATCTTCGATGAGGTCGTAACCGGGTTCAGAGTCTCGAAAGGCGGCGCCCAGGAGTACTTCGGGATACGGCCCGATCTCACGACGCTGGCCAAGATCCTCGGTGGCGGACTTCCAGGTGGAGCCGTTACCGGACGGGCCGACATCATCAACATGATTGAGGGCCGGGCAGGGGACGCCGAGTACAATCGCAACAACCGCATCGCCCACAACGGAACGTTCAACGCCAACCCGATATCGGCAGCCGCCGGAATTGCCGCCCTGAAGATCGTGGCGAACGAGCCAATCAACGACACCGCCAACCTTCGTGGCGAACAGCTCAAGAGCGGTATTAACGAGGTGCTCGGTCGCCTCGAAATCCCGGGATGCGTCACGGGCATAGGGACACTGCTGTTCCTGCACCTCGGTTTGGACCGCGAGGTCGATACCGAGTACGGCGTCCTGACACCCGAGGAAAGGGCTGTGTCGATGGAGCCTGAGCGTGTCCGCCAGCTGACCCTGTCCCTGTTGAACCACGGTGTTCAGGCAGGTAATCGCTTCATCCTGACCGCCGCTCACACAGAGGACGACATCGCCCACACCGTCAGCGCATACGAGCAGGCTTTCGGCGAAATCCGGGAGCTCGGACTGGTGTAG
- a CDS encoding CrcB family protein has translation MPWLLVALGGALGAVSRYALDRAVVAVIGPTVLGIMLINVTGSFLLGVFVSASDGLGWPSSARMLVAVGFLGSYTTFSTLTVASVQLAESGELTRAALNIAGNIGLGLAAALAGVLVGRAI, from the coding sequence GTGCCCTGGCTCCTGGTAGCACTTGGCGGTGCGCTCGGAGCCGTGTCCAGGTACGCACTAGATCGGGCCGTGGTTGCGGTTATCGGCCCGACAGTGCTCGGCATCATGCTCATCAACGTGACCGGGTCATTCCTGCTGGGCGTCTTCGTCTCGGCGTCGGACGGCCTTGGCTGGCCGTCCTCGGCAAGGATGCTCGTCGCGGTCGGATTCCTGGGGTCTTACACGACCTTCTCGACCTTAACGGTTGCCTCGGTCCAGTTGGCCGAATCAGGAGAGTTGACCCGCGCCGCGCTGAACATAGCAGGAAACATCGGTCTAGGACTGGCGGCAGCTTTGGCAGGAGTCCTGGTCGGGAGGGCCATCTAG
- a CDS encoding MoxR family ATPase, with protein sequence MSQTTVDVTRFQELAHQLRDSVQRIIVGKSDVIDLVIIAVVCRGHVLVEDVPGIGKTTLAKALAQSLGCTFNRIQFTPDLMPTDVLGVNFFNQKSGDFEFRAGPIFSQVVLADEINRATPRTQSALLEAMQERQATVDGMTRRLNEPFLVLATQNPIELEGTFPLPEAQLDRFMVRVKLGYPTPDEESDILLRFERDTLLPELDPVTGSEELREMQDAVTHVRVDDVVRDYIVEIAQSTRRNESLTLGASPRAAMSLYKTSQARAALDGRDFVTPDDVKQLTESVLAHRLILTSNSRLRGRTTENIIAEILNLVPVPIER encoded by the coding sequence ATGAGCCAGACGACGGTTGACGTAACGCGGTTCCAGGAACTGGCGCACCAGCTCAGGGATAGCGTTCAACGAATTATTGTCGGTAAGTCCGATGTGATCGACCTGGTCATTATTGCGGTCGTGTGCAGGGGCCATGTTCTCGTGGAGGACGTGCCCGGCATTGGCAAGACCACCTTGGCCAAGGCGCTTGCTCAGTCCTTAGGCTGCACATTCAACCGCATCCAGTTCACGCCCGACCTGATGCCGACCGATGTGCTGGGGGTGAACTTCTTCAATCAGAAGTCGGGGGACTTCGAGTTCCGGGCGGGGCCGATATTCAGCCAGGTAGTGCTGGCAGACGAGATCAACCGCGCCACGCCGAGGACTCAATCCGCGCTACTCGAAGCCATGCAGGAGCGGCAGGCCACGGTTGACGGCATGACCAGGCGTCTCAACGAACCGTTCCTGGTGCTTGCAACCCAGAATCCGATTGAACTCGAAGGGACTTTCCCGCTACCCGAAGCGCAGTTGGACAGATTCATGGTGAGGGTCAAGCTCGGATATCCCACACCGGATGAGGAGTCTGATATCCTGCTGAGGTTCGAGCGGGACACTTTGCTCCCTGAACTGGATCCGGTAACCGGGTCGGAAGAGCTGCGGGAGATGCAGGATGCGGTGACTCATGTCAGGGTCGATGATGTCGTCCGCGACTATATCGTCGAGATAGCGCAGTCCACTCGCAGGAACGAAAGCCTCACCCTTGGCGCGAGCCCTCGCGCCGCAATGTCCCTATACAAGACGTCCCAGGCGCGGGCCGCGTTGGACGGCAGGGACTTCGTCACACCCGATGACGTGAAGCAGCTCACCGAGTCCGTACTAGCCCACAGGCTCATCCTGACATCCAACTCTCGCCTTCGAGGCCGCACGACAGAAAACATCATCGCCGAGATACTGAACCTGGTCCCAGTACCCATCGAAAGGTAG
- a CDS encoding ABC transporter permease: MQMTQIERDLLGMRDYPPVVSQIRTVWGFMRRWPVIPMAVLATLIFCGIFAPLLATHDPYGGQDAGLRSRHIPPPWAPEGDWVGTGDPAQEATRTGHYLGTDHTGRDVFSRMLFGARISLVVAAIALLSGFITGTTLGIVSGYSGGWIDEIITRIVDIWQALPFLMVALVCVLLFGQSTVLLLALMAALAWNPFVRVIRSQTLVVKNQPFVDLARVAGCSTIRILLRHILPGVINTAVVIATLSVGSLVLAEAALSFLGAGVPHPTPTWGSMVSEGRGYIATAWWPTVIPGVAIFLLVMSLNFTGDWLRDRLDPRLRQLVD; this comes from the coding sequence ATGCAGATGACCCAGATAGAACGCGACCTGCTGGGTATGAGAGACTACCCACCGGTAGTCAGCCAGATCAGAACCGTATGGGGGTTCATGCGGCGCTGGCCCGTGATTCCCATGGCTGTGCTGGCCACTCTGATATTTTGTGGCATATTCGCACCCTTGCTGGCAACTCACGACCCGTATGGTGGGCAGGACGCCGGACTCAGGTCGCGGCACATTCCCCCTCCGTGGGCACCCGAAGGCGACTGGGTGGGTACGGGAGACCCGGCGCAGGAAGCGACGAGGACCGGACACTATCTCGGCACGGATCACACTGGGCGCGACGTGTTTTCGCGTATGCTTTTCGGCGCGCGCATATCACTCGTCGTCGCCGCTATCGCACTGCTCAGCGGCTTCATAACCGGCACGACGCTAGGCATCGTCAGCGGATATTCCGGCGGCTGGATTGACGAAATCATTACCAGGATAGTGGACATCTGGCAGGCTCTTCCGTTCCTGATGGTCGCGCTAGTGTGCGTACTGCTGTTTGGACAGAGCACCGTTCTGCTGCTGGCCCTGATGGCCGCGCTGGCATGGAATCCGTTCGTCAGGGTCATACGAAGTCAGACGCTGGTCGTCAAGAACCAGCCGTTCGTGGACCTGGCTCGCGTGGCAGGATGCTCAACGATTCGGATTCTGCTCCGGCACATACTGCCCGGAGTCATAAACACCGCCGTAGTGATCGCCACGCTCAGCGTAGGCTCGCTCGTTCTGGCCGAAGCCGCTCTCAGCTTCCTTGGCGCGGGCGTACCACATCCGACTCCAACCTGGGGCAGCATGGTATCCGAGGGCAGAGGCTATATCGCCACCGCCTGGTGGCCGACCGTTATACCGGGCGTCGCCATCTTCCTGCTTGTGATGTCACTGAACTTCACGGGTGACTGGCTGCGAGACAGGCTCGACCCGAGGCTCAGGCAGCTGGTGGACTAG
- a CDS encoding DUF58 domain-containing protein translates to MFNRFWHDVWILMFVVLIFVGIFSGQALVIGLGVMGLLVALVSWLWNRLSLEEVHYEREIEQTRVFRGEETKLTIYLTNRKPVPLGKLDLEDEYPEEIEIVGAEVTPSSNPKSMIMRLHTSISWYERIRWEYTIKCNERGFYRFGPARLESGDLFGFFDSETTFRGTDYLLVYPRVVPLPELGLPPLRPQGDSRGGIEIFQDLSRPAGLREYQIGDPLKIIDWKNTARMGQLQVRTFEPSSSFTVILIVAVETSERSWEGYSPTNLERVITASASIASYASERQYSIGLFSNGVPILTDRPMKLEAASTPEQLAIILEALATIRPLPIGPMAAQIELNLRQFPTGATLVMVAAILSEELVESASNLWRQGYRVVVVFVGDSEPPEMPEGTVLHDLRRFFENMEMAGEFGPG, encoded by the coding sequence TTGTTCAACCGGTTCTGGCATGACGTCTGGATACTGATGTTCGTGGTGCTGATTTTCGTCGGCATTTTCTCTGGCCAGGCACTTGTTATCGGACTCGGCGTAATGGGACTCCTGGTGGCCCTGGTCTCCTGGCTGTGGAACCGACTGTCACTGGAGGAGGTCCACTACGAGCGGGAGATCGAACAGACAAGGGTGTTCAGGGGCGAGGAGACAAAGCTCACGATTTACCTGACCAACAGGAAGCCGGTGCCTCTCGGAAAGCTCGACCTAGAGGACGAGTACCCTGAAGAGATCGAGATCGTCGGCGCGGAAGTTACTCCAAGCTCCAATCCCAAGTCTATGATTATGCGGCTGCACACCTCCATCTCCTGGTACGAGCGGATCAGGTGGGAGTACACCATCAAGTGCAACGAGCGAGGTTTCTACAGGTTCGGTCCTGCCCGGCTTGAGAGCGGTGACCTGTTCGGGTTCTTTGATAGCGAGACAACATTTAGAGGCACAGATTACCTCCTGGTCTACCCGCGAGTGGTCCCGCTGCCGGAGTTGGGACTTCCGCCACTCAGACCGCAGGGAGACAGTCGGGGCGGAATCGAGATCTTCCAGGACCTGTCGAGACCGGCAGGGCTCCGCGAGTACCAGATCGGCGACCCGCTGAAGATCATCGACTGGAAGAACACTGCCAGGATGGGGCAACTCCAGGTACGCACGTTTGAACCGAGCTCCAGCTTCACGGTAATCCTGATAGTCGCTGTGGAGACGTCCGAACGGTCCTGGGAGGGGTACTCCCCCACCAACCTGGAGCGCGTTATCACGGCTTCCGCGTCCATTGCGAGCTATGCGTCCGAGCGGCAATACAGCATTGGACTCTTCTCCAACGGAGTCCCGATCCTTACGGACCGGCCGATGAAGCTGGAAGCAGCAAGCACGCCTGAGCAGCTCGCCATAATTCTTGAGGCCCTGGCGACGATAAGGCCGCTGCCCATAGGGCCGATGGCCGCCCAGATAGAGCTAAACCTGAGGCAGTTCCCCACCGGGGCTACACTGGTTATGGTGGCGGCGATACTCTCAGAAGAACTTGTGGAGAGCGCCTCGAACCTCTGGAGACAGGGTTACAGGGTGGTCGTGGTGTTCGTTGGAGACTCAGAGCCGCCTGAGATGCCTGAGGGCACTGTGCTGCACGATCTGAGACGATTCTTCGAAAACATGGAGATGGCTGGTGAGTTCGGTCCAGGATAG
- a CDS encoding DUF433 domain-containing protein — MKKYIAPRITVDPEQCGGRPCIRGMRIRVTDVLDLLANGLTAEQILDEFPYLAKEDISACLSFASERVDHPVVAV; from the coding sequence ATGAAGAAGTACATCGCGCCTCGTATAACCGTAGATCCGGAGCAGTGCGGCGGAAGGCCGTGCATCAGGGGTATGAGGATTAGGGTTACTGATGTCCTGGATCTACTGGCGAATGGCCTTACCGCTGAACAGATTTTGGACGAGTTCCCCTACCTGGCTAAGGAGGACATCTCCGCGTGTTTGTCTTTTGCCAGCGAGCGAGTTGACCATCCCGTTGTAGCAGTTTGA
- a CDS encoding DUF423 domain-containing protein, with product MHSTKDETFNRTDATGRAQSWWALWLCIGAALGGLGVVIGAAGTHALEGRIDSDSLDTLETAVRFQMYHGIALAGLGVAARVWQSGVVTLAAVLMTAGTVVFCSSLYILALLGVGVFGAIAPVGGLCLIAGWAALAIGAGVEFIRRTGSDHR from the coding sequence TTGCATTCTACCAAAGACGAGACATTCAATCGCACTGACGCAACTGGCCGTGCCCAAAGCTGGTGGGCACTCTGGCTGTGTATTGGAGCAGCGCTTGGAGGTCTGGGAGTTGTCATAGGAGCGGCCGGCACTCATGCGCTGGAAGGTCGTATAGATTCGGATTCGCTGGATACCCTGGAAACTGCTGTCCGATTCCAGATGTATCACGGCATAGCACTCGCAGGTCTGGGGGTGGCCGCGAGAGTCTGGCAGTCAGGAGTTGTGACTCTAGCTGCCGTGCTGATGACAGCAGGAACGGTCGTCTTCTGCAGCAGCCTATACATCCTTGCACTGTTGGGCGTGGGAGTGTTTGGCGCGATAGCCCCGGTCGGCGGGTTGTGTCTGATAGCTGGCTGGGCAGCGCTGGCCATAGGAGCGGGAGTCGAGTTTATTCGGAGAACAGGGAGTGATCACAGGTGA